Sequence from the Fusarium oxysporum Fo47 chromosome VI, complete sequence genome:
ATTCTTTGGATTTGGATTCATTCTATTCGGGATTCCTTTCTAGATCATCTTAGTATACCTTGACTGGTTGAGTTATGTTGTCTAAAGTGTGAAGGTGGAGGTAGCTTTAGTTACTGCTGTTAGGTTCGGGAACATGCTTCTGACTGCATGTGCTTAGTTCCGAGCTTGGCTACTTGATCTAAGGACTTAATAATTTCCCTTCTTGTACATAGTGGCATGGTAGCTTTGTAGTTAAATCATCGAATCGAAAGGACTTTTTCAATATTGCCAAGTATGGGAATTTTTACTGGCCTTCATATGCAATGCGTTGTAACAGCGTTCAGTTCAGCTTTGTTGGTAATTTTCTGTATGCACTAAGTGATGCATTACAGGGAATATTCTTTTTGAATATAGCAGTGATCATCAACTAGTATTTCCTTGCTGTCACTAAATCATATCTATGCGGGGTTGTCATATTGAAACAAGTAGGGATCAACAACTATTCTCTGACGTCTGAGACATTGTCAAGGGAGAAGCTGTCAGCCGTGTTGCTGGTAACATCGCGGCGTGGGGAATTCTCCGTGACTCCAACTAATTATGGGAATTCTCCGCATACAGGGACAAGATCGGCGGCTGGTTCCTGGCTTTGTCTAAGACATCGGCACGGCAGTTGCATGAGGCATGCCGTTAGTTGCGATCGAGTAAGTGGCAGCTGATTCATGATATACCCCCCGCAGCTTCGGCAATTGGTCGCTTGTGACAGCGAGTTCCGAAATTAAATCCAAGGGATGCTCCTTGcatttctctttcttggtTCAATCAAAAATGAATTCGATTCCCGTCACTGCTATACCGTGTCTCAGAGTGGATAGCATGCTGTTGGTAAACAACTTTATTTAGTTATTGTTGTTTTCCATCTCCTACATCTATCCGATTTGAAGACTGAAAACTCAAGGTTATTAGAAGAAAGATATCAGCAAAATGTGTGTAATAATTTAAGTGACATACAGCTCCCTTACCAGAGACGCGGAAGATCTATCGACGACTTAGGCTACAGGGAGAGTAAACTCGTCTATTATCTTCTTAAAATCTAATACTCTGGGGTAGGCCACTTTTTAGACATTGGGACATGATGATCTACAAATGAATCAAGTTAGTGTCACGCAGCTTGACAACCTGGTTGACCTTAGCAAGGCCACGGTCCAAGCTCGTGCATCAATAGAGGACGATGCAGAGCTGAGAAGCATTCCAAGCTTCAACCTCCCTCGTCAAAAACGCCGGAAACAGAAGTCATCTTGAACAACTCAGGGCCCTTAAGGAACGGGAGGTTGGAAAATGATATCCAGAATACCTAGGAGAGATGACTTGTCTCACCACTCTTGAGCGTCCTTCTCTATAAAGACTGCATCTTGCGCCAGCTTTCCAGATATTTCATCATCGCCACTCAGCATCCAAACGACCCATCACAACTCTTTTCAATCTTTCCAGTCCAACCTTCCAATACCGCAAACATGCAGTTCTACACCATCGTTTCTCTGTTCCTCGCTGGCACCGCCTACGCCCTGCCGGCTACCTCCGCCAACGGCTATGAGGCTTGCCCCGACGGCGGTCTCTTCGGCAACCCCCAGTGCTGTAGTCTCAACCTCGTTGGAGTCCTCTCTGGTGACTGCCGCGCTCGTAAGTTCACCCCCAATATGTTCAATATCGACAGTTGCTAACGGTGATAATAGCTACCAAGACTCCCAACAGTGCCAAGGAATTTCAGGCTATCTGCGCCGAGTCTGGCCAGAAGGCCCGCTGCTGTGGCCTCTCTGAGATTGTAAGCTGCTTCTATGGGACTAATaatgatgaggagactgaCTGGAATGTAGCTTGAGCTCGGTGCTTTCTGCCAGAAGCCTGTCGGTGTTTCTGCTTAAGCCTTTTATGGGCTTGTCACTTGCTTTCCGGGGTGGGGTGGTCCGAAGTTGTCGGCGCGTGTACTAATATTTGTGGAGGATACTGAAAACTGCAAGTAACAATGGACTCTACTCTAGATCGGTCACATGATTAGGTAGCAATTCAAGGTTCCTGGTTATCTTTGCAATATGATGTCTGTTCACCTGTTTCAAGCTACCTGTGCTATGGTTCAGCAATCCCAAGATAGGAATGGAAGTTGTATTCCATAGCCAATAAGAATAACTTAAAATGCCAACGGCGAAGATCTTGTCCAAAATTACTGGGATGACATCTCAGAACGACTAAACGAGAGTGGCAGCCTAGATGGGAATCATCATAGATGGTTACGCTTAATGGAAGATCTGTGATTCGCAGAAGTTACCCCAGTATAATTGGATAAGTCTCGACGATGTAATGTGATGAAACTAGAAAGGAGGGCCGCGCAGCTGACAGACAACTGCCAAACGTACAGACTCGTCGGTCTCTGAAGGCCGAATCAGGCGTCTGACATCCGGATATACGGTCTTACACGTGTCAATAACTCCCCGTTTGTCACCAAGAGAGGCTATCCCTGCAACCTCACTGCAACCACCATGCAGGTGAAGACACGTTTTACCCAACGGCTAAAGCAC
This genomic interval carries:
- a CDS encoding fungal hydrophobin-domain-containing protein produces the protein MQFYTIVSLFLAGTAYALPATSANGYEACPDGGLFGNPQCCSLNLVGVLSGDCRAPTKTPNSAKEFQAICAESGQKARCCGLSEILELGAFCQKPVGVSA